In Stieleria varia, one genomic interval encodes:
- a CDS encoding DUF1559 domain-containing protein, which produces MKSSVRRLGFTLIELLVVIAIIGILVALLLPGVQAAREAVRRTDCSNRVRQLALATQMHHDAFNYFPPARYESRPDAAPADKCGLETPTWLARVMPYIEQVSLGDQWEFSKPWHEHPAEVRMVVPDIFLCPSRRSGTSPVGSRNLRTTVMGGGGRLPCGCPIPPRPVDVSLDVFGALCDYAGNHGDLTPGATGDPTDFYFGGNGTGVIISVRPNCKNGEAISPSDRIRMASVSDGTSNTFLFGEKFVPTAQLEKFPFDSPAYDGDHLPASCRLAGPGLRLANGPSDLLADMFSFGSWHPGGVHFAHVDGSVRFYSPDIDTTVLGALANRHDARVVELVP; this is translated from the coding sequence ATGAAATCGTCAGTGAGAAGGCTCGGTTTTACTCTCATCGAGCTGCTTGTGGTCATCGCTATCATTGGAATCTTGGTTGCGTTGCTGCTGCCGGGGGTTCAAGCTGCGCGGGAAGCTGTCAGACGGACTGATTGCTCGAATCGAGTCCGCCAGTTGGCGTTGGCGACGCAGATGCATCATGATGCGTTCAATTATTTTCCGCCAGCGCGTTATGAATCGCGGCCCGACGCGGCTCCTGCGGACAAGTGCGGATTGGAAACGCCGACTTGGCTGGCGCGGGTGATGCCCTACATCGAACAAGTCTCGTTGGGCGATCAGTGGGAGTTTTCCAAGCCCTGGCATGAGCATCCCGCCGAGGTGCGAATGGTCGTACCCGACATCTTTTTGTGTCCCTCGCGACGCAGCGGAACAAGTCCGGTCGGCTCTCGCAATTTGCGAACCACGGTGATGGGCGGCGGCGGACGTTTGCCCTGTGGTTGCCCCATTCCGCCTCGCCCGGTCGATGTTTCCCTCGATGTTTTCGGTGCTCTTTGCGACTACGCCGGAAACCATGGCGATTTAACACCCGGAGCCACGGGAGACCCGACAGACTTCTATTTTGGAGGCAACGGAACGGGTGTCATCATCAGTGTTCGGCCGAACTGCAAGAATGGAGAAGCCATCAGTCCATCGGATCGGATTCGCATGGCGTCTGTCAGCGACGGAACATCGAACACGTTTCTGTTCGGAGAAAAGTTCGTTCCTACGGCCCAACTCGAAAAGTTTCCTTTCGACTCGCCTGCCTACGACGGAGACCACTTGCCCGCGTCTTGCCGACTAGCAGGTCCGGGGTTGCGTCTGGCCAATGGTCCGAGTGATTTGCTGGCCGACATGTTTTCCTTTGGAAGCTGGCATCCAGGTGGAGTTCATTTTGCTCATGTCGATGGGAGCGTTCGATTCTATAGCCCTGACATCGATACGACAGTACTCGGAGCGTTGGCGAACCGACACGATGCCCGCGTCGTCGAGCTGGTGCCGTGA
- a CDS encoding permease: MSQSISVILLGGLIRVVQGFCQAAPTLLVGLLIASIIRYYLGHRGTRRLFGGDSLRSLPQSWLIGMLLPVCSIGVLPILFEMRRAKVKPGAMSAFALSAPLFNPLSLLYGLTLSRPLVIMLFALGSLIVVTALGLFWDAFAKRVESVVLKKGSDPLETSLNREEVEKSERVRPLFQQRHESVDSAERSDDEASDQLIGMRRVYAMLVHFTRESTGKVLLIAMVALSGLAVLAAVLPFGAMQHEVERDDWWAPLKMLLVAVPVYATPMLAMSQMGMMFQHANSPGASFTLLILGAGMNLATPIYFGRYYGWKAASMWFVSLIVIVLGLSYAINKPLVPPGVEPAGHTHAFDIYANPLSAYHSLSLGTVIETVGKDLDVSVIVSLIALAFVAAVGLWFRFRGIDEAWLVKTATASSFASSLSAEDAPPRKGLDIVVPPNVIGATMLLGLVVLSVVACFAYYPHPSECLEEIRLARAECLSAANSGQIDHALFWLPVWEDWSRRLEVGTFIRTGQVRPYQRMQGYLIRKKLELLEHELEHDPFEPDEVKKVVQGIIATNSRWVRSFR; encoded by the coding sequence ATGAGTCAGTCCATTTCGGTGATTCTGCTTGGCGGACTGATTCGCGTCGTACAAGGATTTTGCCAAGCCGCGCCGACGTTGCTGGTCGGGCTGCTGATCGCATCGATCATACGTTACTACCTTGGGCACCGAGGGACGAGGCGATTGTTTGGCGGTGATTCGCTGCGTTCATTGCCGCAGTCTTGGTTGATCGGCATGCTACTGCCCGTCTGTTCGATCGGAGTGTTGCCGATTCTATTTGAGATGCGGCGAGCCAAGGTAAAACCTGGTGCGATGTCGGCATTCGCATTGTCGGCGCCGCTGTTCAATCCATTGTCCTTGTTGTACGGGCTGACACTCAGTCGACCACTGGTGATCATGCTGTTCGCGTTGGGATCGTTAATCGTGGTGACGGCATTGGGTCTTTTCTGGGATGCTTTTGCCAAACGTGTTGAGTCGGTCGTGTTGAAAAAGGGGTCTGACCCTTTGGAGACCTCGCTGAATCGTGAGGAAGTCGAGAAGTCGGAGAGGGTCAGACCCCTTTTTCAACAGCGTCATGAGTCGGTCGATTCCGCCGAGCGTTCCGACGATGAAGCATCGGACCAATTGATCGGCATGAGACGTGTGTATGCCATGCTTGTTCATTTCACTCGCGAGTCCACTGGCAAAGTATTGCTCATTGCGATGGTCGCGTTGTCCGGCTTGGCAGTTCTCGCTGCCGTGTTGCCGTTTGGTGCGATGCAACACGAGGTGGAACGGGACGACTGGTGGGCACCGCTGAAGATGCTGCTGGTAGCGGTGCCGGTCTATGCGACGCCGATGTTGGCGATGAGTCAAATGGGAATGATGTTTCAACATGCCAACTCACCCGGCGCGTCGTTCACGCTCCTGATCTTGGGGGCAGGAATGAACCTCGCCACGCCGATCTATTTCGGGCGCTATTACGGATGGAAAGCCGCGTCGATGTGGTTCGTGTCACTCATTGTGATTGTTCTGGGGTTGTCCTATGCGATCAACAAGCCTTTGGTGCCGCCGGGCGTGGAACCGGCCGGGCACACGCATGCGTTTGACATCTACGCAAACCCATTGTCGGCTTATCATTCGCTCAGTCTGGGAACCGTCATTGAGACAGTTGGCAAGGACTTGGATGTCAGCGTTATCGTCTCGCTCATTGCCCTGGCGTTCGTTGCTGCCGTCGGTTTGTGGTTTCGATTTCGGGGGATTGATGAGGCATGGTTGGTCAAGACCGCGACCGCGAGTTCGTTTGCCTCTTCACTGAGTGCCGAAGATGCTCCGCCGCGCAAGGGCCTTGATATCGTGGTCCCTCCGAATGTGATCGGTGCCACGATGCTGTTGGGGTTGGTCGTGCTGAGCGTTGTTGCTTGTTTTGCCTATTACCCGCATCCGAGTGAGTGTTTGGAGGAAATCCGCCTTGCTCGGGCAGAGTGTCTCTCCGCGGCCAACAGCGGGCAGATCGATCATGCTTTGTTTTGGTTACCGGTCTGGGAGGACTGGAGCCGTCGACTGGAGGTCGGCACCTTCATTCGTACCGGCCAAGTTCGCCCGTACCAACGCATGCAGGGCTACCTGATCCGCAAAAAACTGGAATTGTTGGAGCATGAGCTGGAGCACGATCCCTTTGAACCTGACGAGGTCAAGAAGGTGGTTCAGGGCATCATCGCGACCAATTCGCGGTGGGTACGAAGTTTCCGATAG